The following coding sequences lie in one Sphingobium sp. KCTC 72723 genomic window:
- a CDS encoding PadR family transcriptional regulator produces MMHFPHSHRGGHGGRHFGGHASIGRAAAPDGFGRGGFGGGRGGPFGGDPFGDEGVRGGGRGGRGGGGGRRRLFDNETLRLILLKLIADEPRHGYELIRAIEALSGEVYAPSPGVVYPTLTLLADMDLIVEQPGEGSRKLFAITDAGRAQIEERKAALDLALARLTSLAERADRVDGAPVRRALHNLRIAIQHRLEKEGADNQTMFDVASLIDEAATKIERL; encoded by the coding sequence ATGATGCATTTTCCTCATTCTCATCGCGGCGGCCATGGCGGCCGTCATTTTGGCGGACATGCCAGCATAGGGCGCGCTGCCGCGCCTGATGGTTTTGGCCGCGGCGGCTTTGGCGGCGGGCGCGGTGGTCCGTTCGGCGGCGATCCCTTTGGCGACGAGGGCGTGCGCGGCGGTGGCCGGGGCGGACGTGGCGGTGGCGGCGGGCGTAGGCGCCTGTTCGATAATGAAACGCTGCGCCTGATCCTTTTGAAGCTCATCGCCGACGAACCGCGCCATGGCTATGAACTGATCCGCGCGATCGAAGCACTATCGGGTGAAGTCTACGCCCCCAGCCCCGGCGTGGTCTATCCTACGCTGACCCTGCTGGCCGACATGGACCTGATCGTCGAACAACCGGGCGAAGGCAGCCGCAAACTTTTTGCCATCACCGATGCCGGCCGTGCGCAGATCGAGGAGCGCAAGGCGGCGCTCGACCTGGCGCTGGCGCGATTGACGTCGCTGGCCGAACGCGCGGATCGGGTCGATGGCGCTCCCGTGCGCCGCGCGCTCCATAATCTGCGCATCGCCATCCAGCACCGGCTTGAAAAGGAAGGCGCGGATAACCAGACCATGTTCGACGTAGCATCGTTGATCGACGAAGCCGCTACGAAGATCGAAAGGCTCTGA
- a CDS encoding DUF2218 domain-containing protein, producing MTLTAQVPTTNGSRYLQQLCKHWSHKFETDFGPEQGFIAFPMGPIRMAASENALSVTIEPNPDVDVDRFKQVVADHLDRFAFREAPLPFDWK from the coding sequence ATGACCCTGACCGCACAGGTGCCGACCACGAACGGCAGCCGCTATCTCCAACAGCTTTGCAAGCATTGGAGCCACAAGTTCGAAACGGATTTCGGCCCGGAACAGGGCTTTATCGCTTTCCCTATGGGACCGATCCGCATGGCGGCCAGCGAAAATGCGCTGTCGGTGACGATCGAGCCGAACCCGGACGTCGATGTCGACAGGTTCAAGCAGGTCGTTGCCGATCATCTCGACCGCTTCGCCTTCCGCGAAGCACCGCTGCCGTTCGACTGGAAATAA
- a CDS encoding carboxypeptidase family protein, translating to MSISISSGFDSGNINILSITDKPSGVRAELEIVTDHQSDFYQWFHFRVAGAAGREVELAIVNCAGSAYPDGWLNYSARVSEDRENWLLADTSYADGTLTIRLSPDANPVWVAYFAPYSMERHHDLIAFAACQPGVAHRELGLTLDGQPIDLLTIGDGPKQVWLYARQHPGESMAQWWMEGALERLTDDDDSVARLLRQKATIHLVPNMNPDGSRRGHLRTNAVGVNLNREWHEPTADRSPEVLFVRNAMDETGVDLAIDVHGDEAIPAVFIAGFEGIPSITDKQLALYHRYRDTLAARTPDFQTRLGYPVAGVGRANLSMSTNQVAERFGAVAMTLEMPFKDNDDLPDADYGWSPARSMQLAKDCLAVLAEMIEDI from the coding sequence ATGAGCATTTCCATTTCCAGCGGCTTTGACAGCGGCAACATCAACATCCTTTCGATCACCGACAAGCCAAGCGGCGTGCGCGCCGAGCTGGAAATCGTGACCGATCATCAAAGCGACTTTTATCAATGGTTCCATTTCCGGGTCGCGGGCGCGGCCGGGCGGGAAGTCGAACTGGCGATCGTCAATTGTGCGGGGTCGGCTTATCCCGATGGATGGCTGAACTATAGCGCGCGGGTGAGCGAGGATCGGGAAAATTGGCTGCTGGCGGACACCAGCTATGCCGACGGCACATTGACCATCCGCCTGTCGCCGGATGCCAACCCCGTCTGGGTCGCCTATTTTGCACCCTATTCGATGGAACGGCATCATGACCTGATCGCCTTTGCCGCGTGCCAGCCGGGCGTTGCGCACCGCGAACTGGGGTTGACGCTGGACGGCCAGCCGATCGACCTGCTGACCATTGGCGACGGGCCGAAGCAGGTTTGGCTCTATGCCCGCCAGCATCCGGGCGAATCGATGGCGCAATGGTGGATGGAAGGCGCGCTGGAACGCCTGACCGACGATGATGACTCGGTTGCCCGGCTGTTAAGGCAGAAGGCGACGATCCATCTGGTCCCCAACATGAACCCGGACGGCAGCCGCCGGGGCCATTTGCGCACCAATGCGGTGGGCGTGAACCTGAACCGCGAATGGCACGAGCCTACGGCGGACCGCAGCCCGGAAGTGTTGTTCGTGCGCAACGCCATGGACGAAACGGGCGTGGACCTGGCAATCGACGTGCATGGCGACGAAGCCATCCCCGCCGTGTTCATTGCAGGCTTTGAGGGGATCCCGTCGATCACCGACAAGCAATTGGCGCTCTATCACCGCTATCGCGACACGCTGGCTGCGCGCACGCCCGATTTTCAGACGCGGTTGGGCTATCCGGTGGCAGGCGTGGGCCGGGCGAACCTTTCCATGTCGACCAATCAGGTCGCCGAACGGTTCGGCGCGGTAGCGATGACGCTGGAAATGCCGTTCAAGGACAATGACGACTTGCCCGACGCCGATTATGGCTGGTCGCCCGCACGCTCCATGCAGTTGGCCAAGGATTGCCTGGCCGTGCTGGCGGAGATGATCGAGGATATTTGA
- the ykgO gene encoding type B 50S ribosomal protein L36: MKIRNSLKSLKGRHRDNRVIRRRGRTYVINKTNRRFKARQG; encoded by the coding sequence ATGAAGATCCGCAACTCGCTCAAGTCGCTCAAGGGCCGTCACCGGGACAACCGCGTGATCCGTCGTCGCGGCCGCACCTACGTCATCAACAAGACGAACCGCCGTTTCAAGGCCCGCCAGGGCTGA